The Polyangium aurulentum genomic interval GGAGTGGGTGAAATGGCGGCGCGGCCCGCGAATCTCCCACAGCCCCTCGTCGGGCTTGCGCCATGCCGTCTCGAGGAACTTCATCAGCGCCCGCTGCACCCGCCAGGCTTCGTCGCTGTTGGCGAGCCCGGCGCGCCGGGCGAGGTGCAGCGCGTCCATGACCTCGCCATAAATATCGAGCTGGTGCTGATCATAGGCGGCATTGCCGATCCGCACCGGAGCCGAGCCCTCGTAGCCCGGCAGCCAGCCGAGGGACAGCTCGGTGAGGCGGCGCTCGCCCGCGAGGCCGTACATGATCTGCAGCTTTGCCGGCTCGCCGGCGACGGCGTTGACCAGCCAGTTGCGCCAGGCTTGCGCCTCGTCGAGATAGCCGCCGGTCATCAATGCGTAGAGCGTGAAGGTCGCGTCGCGCAGCCAGCAGTATCGATAATCCCAGTTGCGCACGCCGCCGAGCTGCTCGGGCAAAGAGGTGGTCGCCGCGGCGACGAGGCCGCCGGTGGGCGCGTAGGTGAGCGCCTTGAGGGTGATCAGCGAGCGCAGGACGTCCTCGCGCCAGGCGCCCTCGTACGTGCAGCGGTCCGACCAGGCGCGCCACCACTCCGCCGTGCCGTCCAGCTCCTGCGCGGGGTCGATGGGATCGGGCACGGCCGCGTAGGTGGACGCCCAGGTCAGCACGAAGGGCACGCGCTCGCCCGCGGTGACGGTGAATTCGGCGACCGTACGTAGATCTTCGCCGTGCACCGGGACGGGCGTGCGCAAAAAGAGGGTGTCGGGCCCGGCGGTGGCGCGGAGGCCGGTGGGGCTGCGCTGCACCCAGGGCACGACCGAGCCGTAATCGAAGCGGATGATCAGATCCATCCGCATGCGCACCGAGCCGCGGCGGCCGACGACGAGGCGCATGACGTCGGGGGCTGCGTCGCGGGGCGGCATGCAGTCGATCACGGAGACCACGCCGCTGTCGGTCTCGTATTCGGTCTCGAGGATCAGGGTGCCGGGCCAGTAATGACGGCGCACGCGCCGCACGGGCCCGGCCGGCGCGATCTGCCAGCGCCCATGCTCAGGTGTGCCAAGGAGTGCCGCGAAGCAGGCGCCGGAGTCGAAGCGCGGGAAACACAGCCAGTCGATCGACCCATCGCGGGCCACGAGGGCCGCCGTCTGACAATCGCCGATGAGCGCGTAATCTTCGATCCGGGAAGGCATGCCCGTGGTCCTCTCGGTTGTCCGTAACGCGGTGGACGACCTCGCGCCAGGGCCCGTGAGCTCGCCGCGTCCCTCCGCGCGCCGGGATTCGACCGCCCCGCGCTCTGCCTCGGCGCACGTCGGCACAGCTTGCTCCACGGCATCTGGCACAGAGCGCGTATGTGCTTGGAATCCTGAGCCTCTGGCCTCGGCACAGGACGTGCTCAGCTCGCGCCGCATGAACATCCAGCGCCTTCCCTTCTTGCTCGCCTCCTTCCTCTTCGTCGCGTGCGGCAGCGCTGTCGTCGTCGAGGGCGGCAATGAAAATGCCCATCACGGCGGCGGCGGCAGCGGCCAAGGCTCGATGCCCGTGATTTCTCAGGGCCCGGCGGTCGCCCTGACCCGCGCCCAGAATGACATCCTCTGGGAGGAATACTGGTCGACGCACGACCCGTCCGGCAGCGTCAGCGCGGGGGGCGGCGGCAATCTCAATCCGAACGATCTCTTCCTCCGCCTCTCGGACCTCGGCGCCTCGTGCCAATCCCCGACCACGGAGCTGTCCTGCGGCGGTCATTGGCAGCTCACGCTCGTGCTGCCCCCGTCGCTGCAGCAGGTCGGCGTCTATGATCTCGAGGACCCGGAGCTCGTCGCATACAGCAGCATGACGGAGACGGGTCAGCTCAACTCACCGGCTCCGGACGATTGCCCCTGGGGCGGCGGCTCGCCCGGCCCGGGCACGCTCGAGATCATCTCGATCGACGACACCGAGGTCCGTTTCAACGTGCAATTCGCGAGCGGCGGATTCTGGGAGGCCGATCCCAGCGGCGAATACACCGCCCCGCGCTGCCCGTCGGACCCCTGAGCCGCCAGCTCCTCCCTACCGCCCCTCGAACGACGCCATCTGCGCGGCCAGCGCCTTCT includes:
- a CDS encoding glycoside hydrolase family 15 protein, producing the protein MPSRIEDYALIGDCQTAALVARDGSIDWLCFPRFDSGACFAALLGTPEHGRWQIAPAGPVRRVRRHYWPGTLILETEYETDSGVVSVIDCMPPRDAAPDVMRLVVGRRGSVRMRMDLIIRFDYGSVVPWVQRSPTGLRATAGPDTLFLRTPVPVHGEDLRTVAEFTVTAGERVPFVLTWASTYAAVPDPIDPAQELDGTAEWWRAWSDRCTYEGAWREDVLRSLITLKALTYAPTGGLVAAATTSLPEQLGGVRNWDYRYCWLRDATFTLYALMTGGYLDEAQAWRNWLVNAVAGEPAKLQIMYGLAGERRLTELSLGWLPGYEGSAPVRIGNAAYDQHQLDIYGEVMDALHLARRAGLANSDEAWRVQRALMKFLETAWRKPDEGLWEIRGPRRHFTHSKVMAWVAMDRAVKAVECFGLPGDAATWRRLRDEIHAEVCTRGFDPGMNSFVQHYGSTELDASLLMLPLVGFLPATDPRMVGTVAAIQARLRCDGFVARYATSSGVDGLPPGEGAFLLCSFWLADNLALQGRVDEARELFERLLSLRNDVGLLSEEYDPLAKRLVGNFPQAFSHVGLINTARNLDHAGGPAEDRQHQSAGFASRA